In a single window of the Dreissena polymorpha isolate Duluth1 chromosome 3, UMN_Dpol_1.0, whole genome shotgun sequence genome:
- the LOC127873437 gene encoding uncharacterized protein LOC127873437, with the protein MGKECIVVGCTNRDTDKQEGLKFHRLPKQEYRRKLWLQAINRKNPSTGEFWIPRDDGARVCSEHFIEGKSDDSKSPDYVPSVNMGYHTPLRSLDRYNRLLGRKSVQPVKRQLPFEDSQSRATDTTAAEALLDLSSSRSPSPDENDQGNGHETFIKLLAEANIKVKMVTQELNRLTLENHSLQTARFCTRYTRLNEEEIKFYTGLPSSAAFVWLVSYVRDVLPKSNSLTSEDVLLLVLMKIRINPPQRDIAFRFGISETTLTTYFDVAIPALAKKLVFLVRWPGKEELMSCRPQCFKETFPRCVSVIDCTEIFIEAPADFEARNATYSTYKHNNTLKYFASITPAGSVLFVSKGYPGKTSDKILTNDCGYLNFIESGDVVLADRGFLIADELNELGAELVIPAFTRGKTQLSAREVERGRKISNVRIHVERAMERLKNFRILSDKMHSNLVPHADSIFTVCAALVNLHPNLVN; encoded by the exons ATGGGAAAGGAATGTATTGTTGTTGGCTGTACTAACAGAGACACTGATAAGCAGGAAGGCCTGAAGTTTCATAGACTTCCAAAGCAGGAATATAGACGAAAGTTGTGGTTGCAAGCAATCAATAGAAAGAATCCCAGTACAGGAGAATTTTGGATTCCACGGGATGATGGAGCGCGTGTTTGCAGTGAACACTTTATTGAAG GGAAAAGTGATGATTCTAAGAGTCCTGATTATGTCCCATCTGTCAACATGGGATACCACACACCACTCCGAAGCCTGGATCGGTATAACAGACTCCTGGGTCGCAAATCAGTGCAGCCTGTCAAGCGACAACTTCCCTTCGAAGACTCACAAAGCCGGGCAACAGATACAACCGCTGCAGAGGCTCTGCTAGACCTGTCATCTTCAAGATCCCCATCCCCAGATGAAAATG ACCAAGGTAATGGCCACGAGACCTTCATCAAGTTGCTTGCCGAAGCAAATATCAAGGTCAAGATGGTGACCCAAGAGCTCAACCGACTCACTCTTGAAAACCACAGTCTTCAAACAGCGAGGTTTTGCACCAGGTATACACGACTGAACGAAGAGGAAATCAAGTTCTACACAGGACTGCCTTCCAGTGCGGCATTTGTGTGGCTTGTGAGCTATGTAAGAGACGTTCTCCCTAAATCAAATTCTTTGACAAGTGAGGATGTTCTTCTACTGGTTCTTATGAAAATAAGAATCAACCCGCCACAGAGGGACATTGCATTCAGGTTCGGGATCTCAGAGACAACATTAACAACTTACTTTGATGTCGCTATACCTGCCCTTGCTAAAAAGTTAGTGTTTCTAGTGAGGTGGCCAGGTAAAGAAGAACTTATGTCTTGTCGGCCACaatgttttaaagaaacatttccaAGATGTGTGTCAGTAATTGATTGCACGGAGATATTCATTGAGGCCCCAGCTGACTTTGAAGCCAGGAATGCTACGTACAGTACGTATAAACACAACAACACTCTGAAATACTTTGCCAGTATAACACCAGCTGGAAGTGTGTTGTTTGTGTCCAAAGGCTACCCTGGAAAAACGTCAGACAAGATCTTGACAAATGACTGTGGATATTTAAACTTCATCGAGAGCGGTGATGTTGTGTTAGCAGATCGCGGGTTTCTCATTGCGGATGAACTGAATGAGCTTGGTGCAGAGCTTGTGATACCCGCATTTACTCGTGGAAAGACACAACTCAGTGCGCGAGAGGTTGAAAGGGGGAGGAAGATTTCCAACGTACGAATACATGTTGAACGGGCTATGGAAAGACTAAAAAACTTTCGAATCCTGTCAGACAAGATGCACTCGAATCTGGTTCCACATGCAGACAGTATATTTACAGTTTGTGCTGCGTTGGTCAATCTGCATCCAAATTTAGTAAACTGA
- the LOC127873505 gene encoding uncharacterized protein LOC127873505, which produces MEEKVRENLSDVSIYVKGLDTEARLRYFSKLKYENGLKSLQDPYKIPIEKWSRDVTNWPIIEFGQIYMYLILSPAIFNPTSMRNYKSLEAYRYVESGHVQVVYYYDVADSPYCFLRAAVTPSMRTRDEPHLAWVCLKKDSGDVYCAHFNCMAGLGETCSHVAAILFKMEIAARWKFTEKSSTDVGRMWNQHFKEQVDPAPVTNMQHLFGNRKKTVASVTPSGKDPLPSEEILIALYQACPNASFFNLIPEMFPGQRKPPQAKEDPLPFMPMSLYREEGKEMTPTEVLRAVDDLIANTKVTQEQVIALYNKTKTQNISPLWYNHRKGRITASKAHEVLTLRESTCRDNLVMRVIGYKTYNLSNKESIKWGLDNESVARDLYTKHLQSQHTNFDCVQSGFMVYETCPFFGASADGVISCSCCGTGTLEIVSLQAPWSHNTRSCNIRQGLLY; this is translated from the exons aTGGAAGAAAAAGTACGGGAAAATTTGTCAGACGTGTCGATTTATGTGAAAGGGTTAGACACTGAAGCCAGATTGAGGTATTTCTCTAAACTCAAGTACGAGAATGGTCTGAAATCACTTCAAGACCCTTACAAAATCCCGATTGAAAAATGGAGCAGAGATGTGACTAACTGGCCGATTATTGAGTTCGGACAGATCTACATGTACCTAATTCTCAGCCCAGCCATTTTCAACCCGACATCAATGCGAAACTACAAAAGTTTGGAGGCTTACAG GTATGTGGAAAGCGGTCACGTGCAAGTGGTGTACTACTATGATGTCGCAGACAGCCCGTATTGCTTCCTTCGTGCAGCTGTCACGCCATCAATGAGAACTCGAGATGAACCCCACTTAGCCTGGGTTTGCCTGAAGAAGGATTCTGGAGATGTTTACTGCGCTCATTTTAATTGCATGGCAGG ATTGGGAGAAACATGCAGTCACGTTGCAGCGATACTATTCAAAATGGAGATTGCTGCGAGATGGAAGTTTACGGAAAAGTCTTCAACAGATGTGGGCAGAATGTGGAATCAGCATTTCAAAGAACAG GTTGATCCTGCTCCGGTAACCAACATGCAGCATCTGTTCGGAAACAGAAAGAAGACGGTTGCATCAGTAACACCATCCGGCAAGGACCCACTTCCAAGTGAAGAGATACTGATCGCATTATATCAGGCTTGCCCCAACGCGTCCTTCTTCAACCTGATTCCCGAGATGTTCCCAGGGCAAAGGAAACCTCCACAAGCTAAAGAAGATCCCCTGCCATTTATGCCAATGAGCTTGTACAGAGAAGAGGGTAAAGAGATGACACCAACTGAAGTCCTTAGGGCAGTGGACGACCTGATTGCCAATACCAAGGTAACTCAAGAACAGGTCATCGCTCTATACAACAAGACCAAGACCCAGAACATTTCTCCACTTTGGTACAATCACAGGAAGGGTCGTATAACAGCCTCTAAAGCCCATGAAGTATTGACTTTGAGGGAGTCAACCTGCAGAGACAATCTGGTCATGCGGGTCATTGGGTACAAGACTTACAACTTGAGCAACAAGGAGAGCATCAAGTGGGGACTGGACAATGAGAGCGTTGCAAGGGACCTGTACACCAAGCACCTCCAAAGTCAGCATACCAACTTTGATTGCGTGCAGTCGGGTTTTATGGTGTATGAGACATGTCCCTTTTTTGGTGCTTCAGCGGATGGAGTTATCAGCTGTAGCTGTTGCGGAACAGGAACCCTAGAGATCGTGTCCCTTCAAGCACCGTGGAGCCACAATACAAGAAGCTGCAATATCAGACAAGGACTTTTGTATTGA